One Peromyscus leucopus breed LL Stock chromosome 2, UCI_PerLeu_2.1, whole genome shotgun sequence DNA window includes the following coding sequences:
- the LOC114683453 gene encoding protein NipSnap homolog 3B, producing MLALRSGLRKALALRALAPQVCSPFATGPRQSDGTLYEFRTYFLKPSKTNEFLENFKKSVHLRTAHSEMIGYWSVEFGGQTNKVFHIWKYDNFAHRTAVRKALANDKEWQERFLIPNLAFIDKQEVEITYLVPWCKIGTPPKEGVYELATFQMKPGGPALWGNAFKRAVNAHVDLGYSTLVGVFHTEYGALNRVHVLWWNESADSRAAGRHWSHEDPRVVAAVRESVNYLESQQNMFLIPASFSPLK from the exons ATGCTCGCGCTCCGAAGCGGCCTGAGGAAGGCGCTGGCCCTGCGGGCGCTGGCGCCTCAG GTATGTTCACCTTTTGCTACAGGTCCCAGGCAAAGCGATGGGACGTTATATGAATTCCGCACCTATTTTCTCAAGCCTTCAAAGACAAATGAGTTCctggaaaattttaagaaaagtgtTCACCTTCGGACAGCTCACTCTGAAATGATTGGATATTGGAGTGTAGAATTTGGAGGCCAAACAAACAAAGTATTCCATATTTGGAAGTATG ATAATTTTGCTCATCGAACTGCAGTTCGCAAAGCCTTGGCTAATGATAAAGAATGGCAAGAACGATTCCTCATTCCAAATTTGGCTTTCATTGATAAACAAGAAGTTGAGATTACCTACCTGGTACCATGGTGCAAAATAGGAACACCTCCCAAGGAAG GAGTCTATGAATTGGCTACTTTTCAGATGAAACCTGGGGGCCCAGCTCTGTGGGGTAACGCATTCAAAAGGGCAGTAAACGCCCACGTTGATCTCGGCTACTCTACACTAGTTGGTGTTTTCCACACTGAATATGGAGCCCTCAACAGAG TCCATGTTCTGTGGTGGAACGAGAGTGCAGATAGTCGCGCAGCTGGGAGACATTGGTCTCATGAGGATCCCAGAGTCGTGGCTGCTG TTCGGGAAAGTGTCAATTACCTCGAGTCTCAGCAGAATATGTTCCTGATCCCAGCATCCTTTTCACCACTGAAGTAG